A stretch of Flavobacterium sp. N2270 DNA encodes these proteins:
- the murA gene encoding UDP-N-acetylglucosamine 1-carboxyvinyltransferase, producing the protein MGTFQIEGGKVLKGEITPQGAKNEALQVLCTVLLTSEKVTINNIPDIIDVNKLITLLGNLGVKIQKNGPGSYTFQADEVNVNYLETEAFKKEGGSLRGSIMIVGPLLARFGKGYIPKPGGDKIGRRRLDTHFEGFINLGAKFRYNREDHFYGVENEGKLKGAYMLLDEASVTGTANIVMAAVLAEGETTIYNAACEPYLQQLCNMLNSMGAKISGVGSNKLIIEGVDELGGCEHRILPDMIEIGSWIGLAAMTRSEITIKNVSWDNLGQIPNVFRKLGITLERKGDDIFIPAHTDGYQIKTDIDGSILTIADAPWPGFTPDLLSIVLVVATQAKGEVLIHQKMFESRLFFVDKLIDMGAKIILCDPHRAIVIGHNFQSQLKATTMSSPDIRAGVSLLIAALSAKGTSTIQNIEQIDRGYERIGERLTAIGASIVRV; encoded by the coding sequence ATGGGTACATTTCAAATAGAAGGTGGTAAAGTATTAAAAGGTGAAATTACACCGCAAGGGGCAAAAAACGAAGCATTGCAGGTTTTGTGTACGGTTTTGTTAACTTCTGAAAAAGTTACAATAAACAATATTCCAGATATTATCGATGTAAACAAATTAATTACTTTATTAGGTAATTTAGGGGTTAAAATTCAAAAAAACGGTCCAGGTTCTTATACATTTCAAGCTGATGAGGTTAATGTAAATTACCTAGAAACCGAAGCTTTTAAAAAAGAAGGAGGGTCTCTTAGAGGTTCTATTATGATTGTTGGACCATTATTGGCTCGTTTTGGTAAAGGATATATTCCAAAACCTGGAGGAGACAAAATTGGACGTAGAAGATTAGATACCCACTTTGAAGGCTTTATTAATTTAGGTGCAAAATTTAGATATAATAGAGAAGACCATTTTTATGGTGTAGAAAACGAAGGGAAGCTTAAAGGTGCATATATGTTATTAGACGAAGCTTCTGTTACAGGAACGGCTAATATTGTTATGGCAGCAGTTTTAGCAGAAGGAGAAACGACTATTTATAACGCAGCGTGTGAACCTTATTTACAGCAACTTTGTAATATGTTAAACTCTATGGGAGCAAAAATCTCAGGAGTAGGTTCAAACAAATTAATTATTGAAGGTGTTGATGAATTGGGCGGTTGTGAACATAGAATTTTACCTGATATGATTGAAATAGGTTCTTGGATTGGTCTTGCAGCTATGACAAGAAGTGAAATAACAATTAAAAATGTAAGTTGGGATAACTTAGGTCAAATTCCAAATGTATTTAGAAAGTTAGGTATTACATTAGAGCGCAAAGGGGATGATATTTTTATTCCTGCTCATACTGATGGTTATCAAATAAAAACAGATATTGACGGTTCCATTTTAACTATTGCAGATGCTCCTTGGCCAGGTTTTACACCCGATTTGTTGAGTATTGTTTTAGTAGTAGCTACACAAGCAAAAGGGGAAGTTTTAATTCACCAAAAAATGTTTGAAAGCCGTTTGTTTTTCGTTGATAAGTTAATTGACATGGGAGCAAAAATTATTCTTTGTGATCCGCATAGAGCTATTGTAATAGGTCATAATTTCCAATCGCAATTAAAAGCAACCACAATGTCTTCGCCAGATATTAGAGCTGGAGTTTCATTATTAATTGCTGCGCTTTCTGCAAAAGGAACAAGTACAATTCAAAACATTGAACAAATAGATAGAGGTTACGAAAGAATAGGAGAACGTTTAACTGCTATTGGTGCAAGTATTGTTCGCGTTTAA
- a CDS encoding DUF4290 domain-containing protein — protein MNFKAEQAVGSLEYNSLRKDLIIPEYGRHLQKLVDQMLIIEDKDRRNKAANYIISVMGNLNPHLRDVADFQHKLWDQLFIMADFNLDVDSPYPIPSRELLSKKPEKLAYPQNFPKYRYYGNNIKYMIDVANKWEEGELKNALVLVIANHMKKCYLSWNKDTVEDEVIFNHLLELSNGKLNLAKTNEELSQTHNLMKVNKKMSNKSNYGTSSKSIHKKKNINPKITKRK, from the coding sequence ATGAATTTTAAAGCAGAACAAGCAGTTGGTAGTTTAGAATATAATTCTTTACGAAAAGATTTGATAATTCCTGAATACGGTAGACATTTACAAAAATTAGTCGACCAAATGCTAATTATTGAAGATAAAGATAGAAGGAATAAAGCTGCAAATTACATCATTTCTGTAATGGGTAATTTAAATCCACATTTAAGAGATGTTGCTGATTTTCAACATAAATTATGGGACCAGTTATTTATTATGGCCGATTTTAATTTAGATGTTGATTCGCCATATCCAATTCCTTCGAGGGAATTGTTGTCTAAAAAACCAGAAAAATTAGCATATCCACAAAATTTCCCTAAATACCGTTATTACGGAAACAATATCAAATATATGATTGATGTTGCAAATAAATGGGAGGAAGGAGAGCTTAAAAACGCATTAGTGTTAGTTATTGCTAATCATATGAAGAAATGCTATTTAAGTTGGAACAAAGACACAGTTGAAGATGAAGTTATTTTTAATCATTTATTAGAGCTTTCAAATGGTAAATTAAATTTAGCTAAGACTAATGAAGAACTTTCTCAAACACACAATTTGATGAAAGTAAATAAAAAAATGTCAAATAAATCAAATTATGGTACTTCATCAAAAAGTATTCATAAGAAGAAAAATATTAATCCTAAAATTACTAAAAGAAAATAA
- a CDS encoding DUF493 domain-containing protein, which translates to MDKKTEEFYVRLKDELANTSLWPSEYLYKFIVPSDKQKVDKVEAEFNNMGAVIKSHKSKTGKYTSVSISVQMKDPDHVIEKYKALSSIEGIISL; encoded by the coding sequence ATGGATAAGAAAACGGAAGAGTTTTATGTAAGGTTAAAAGATGAGTTAGCAAATACTTCTCTTTGGCCTTCAGAATATTTATACAAATTTATTGTACCTTCAGATAAGCAAAAAGTTGATAAGGTTGAAGCTGAATTTAATAATATGGGAGCTGTTATTAAAAGCCATAAGTCTAAAACAGGAAAGTATACAAGTGTTTCAATAAGTGTTCAGATGAAAGATCCTGATCACGTTATTGAAAAGTATAAAGCATTATCGTCAATTGAAGGAATAATTTCATTATAA
- a CDS encoding ATP-binding protein has product MKNEIIVLIGGPSSGKSTLINELTKNGHTCFPEISREIIKKAQEDGIDQLFLENPMLFSELLLEGRKKQYLEAQNHESKIVFIDRGLPDVVAYMDFIGDTYPEIFTETCANHKYSNVFMLPPWEEIYTSDEERYETFEQALEIHNHLVKTYENFGYQITEVPKDTVENRAAFILERI; this is encoded by the coding sequence ATGAAAAATGAAATTATAGTTTTAATAGGCGGACCAAGTTCTGGAAAATCAACTTTAATAAACGAGTTAACTAAAAACGGACATACTTGTTTTCCTGAAATCTCTAGAGAAATCATAAAAAAAGCGCAAGAGGATGGCATAGACCAACTTTTTCTTGAAAACCCAATGCTTTTTAGTGAATTGCTTTTAGAAGGAAGAAAAAAACAATATTTAGAAGCTCAAAATCACGAATCAAAAATTGTATTTATAGATAGAGGTTTGCCTGATGTTGTAGCTTATATGGATTTTATTGGCGATACTTATCCAGAAATTTTCACAGAAACATGTGCTAATCATAAATATTCAAATGTTTTTATGCTTCCACCATGGGAAGAAATTTATACCAGCGATGAAGAACGTTATGAAACTTTTGAACAAGCTTTAGAAATCCATAATCATTTAGTAAAAACTTATGAGAATTTTGGCTACCAAATTACAGAAGTTCCTAAAGACACTGTAGAAAACAGAGCTGCTTTTATTCTTGAACGAATTTAA
- a CDS encoding ATP-dependent DNA helicase RecQ produces MSSEALLILQKHWKHDKFRQPQEQIIQNVLAGNDTLALLPTGGGKSICFQVPGMILNGICLVVSPLIALIKDQVENLEKKNIKAVALLGGISQNETSDLLDNCEFGNYKFLYLSPERLQQDWVLERIKKLPINLIAIDEAHCVSQWGHDFRPAYLKINILKEHFNKTPFIALTASATLRVQQDIIESLKLNNTTTFKGSFKRENLSYYVVLTEDKLHKIEQILNKNKQSSIIYVRNRRSCIETSENLNKLGYSSTFYHGGLSIKDKNTNMKKWMDNECQVMVATNAFGMGIDKPDVKTVIHIQLPENIENYYQEAGRAGRNEEKAFAILITSPGDIETAKNQFIEVLPNKDFLKNVYHKLNSFFKIAYGEGYNSKFSFNLNQFCNQYKLPVMKTYNALQFLDRQSIITLNAEFSEKTSIQFVLESKEIIRYMSLHRNEEEIITNILRTYTGIFDIETNINTVLIAKKAHVTEKEVLKTLENLEQNGCIIITKLNNDSSITFNEIREDDLTINRVSKYLENQNNLKKNQFNEVIHYINNEQCKTNFILNYFGEKTNENCGVCSYCMSLKKSDSNLIQNQILKLLEKAPISSREIENHLSFSTKEILNAIQVLLESEKIKINKINQYTLI; encoded by the coding sequence ATGTCAAGCGAAGCTTTATTAATTCTCCAAAAACACTGGAAACACGATAAATTTAGACAACCTCAAGAACAAATTATACAAAATGTTTTAGCAGGAAATGATACTCTTGCCCTTTTACCAACGGGCGGAGGAAAATCGATTTGTTTTCAAGTTCCTGGAATGATATTGAACGGTATTTGTTTGGTCGTTTCTCCTTTAATTGCTTTAATCAAAGATCAAGTTGAAAATTTAGAAAAAAAGAACATAAAAGCCGTTGCTTTATTAGGCGGAATTTCTCAAAACGAAACGAGTGATTTACTTGATAATTGCGAATTTGGAAACTACAAATTTTTGTATTTGTCTCCAGAAAGGCTTCAACAAGATTGGGTTTTAGAGCGTATAAAAAAACTACCCATAAATTTAATTGCAATTGACGAAGCACACTGTGTTAGCCAATGGGGACATGACTTTAGACCCGCTTATCTTAAAATTAACATCTTAAAAGAGCATTTTAACAAAACACCATTTATAGCACTTACTGCTTCTGCTACTTTAAGAGTTCAACAAGATATTATTGAGAGTTTAAAATTAAATAACACCACTACATTTAAAGGTTCTTTTAAAAGAGAAAACCTATCTTATTATGTAGTTTTAACTGAAGATAAACTACATAAAATTGAGCAAATATTAAACAAAAATAAACAGTCCTCTATTATTTATGTTAGAAACAGAAGGTCTTGCATTGAAACATCTGAAAACTTAAACAAACTTGGTTATTCAAGTACGTTTTATCATGGCGGATTATCTATAAAAGATAAAAACACGAACATGAAAAAGTGGATGGATAATGAATGTCAGGTCATGGTTGCTACCAATGCTTTTGGAATGGGAATTGACAAACCCGATGTTAAAACCGTAATTCACATTCAATTACCCGAAAATATTGAAAATTATTATCAAGAAGCAGGAAGAGCCGGAAGGAATGAAGAAAAAGCATTTGCCATATTAATTACAAGTCCCGGTGATATTGAAACAGCAAAAAATCAATTTATAGAAGTTTTACCCAACAAAGATTTTTTAAAGAATGTTTATCATAAACTCAATAGCTTTTTTAAAATTGCATATGGTGAAGGTTATAATTCTAAGTTTTCATTCAATTTGAATCAGTTTTGTAATCAATACAAACTACCTGTAATGAAAACCTATAATGCTTTACAGTTTTTAGATCGTCAAAGCATTATTACACTTAATGCTGAGTTTTCTGAAAAAACCAGTATTCAATTTGTATTAGAAAGTAAAGAAATCATTCGTTATATGAGTCTTCACAGAAATGAAGAAGAAATAATTACTAATATTTTACGAACCTATACCGGAATTTTTGATATTGAAACAAACATTAATACCGTTCTAATTGCCAAAAAAGCGCATGTTACAGAAAAAGAAGTATTAAAGACACTTGAAAACTTAGAACAAAATGGCTGCATTATTATTACTAAATTAAATAACGACAGCAGTATTACTTTTAATGAAATAAGAGAAGACGATTTAACTATAAATAGAGTTTCAAAATACTTAGAAAACCAGAATAACCTTAAAAAAAATCAGTTTAATGAAGTTATTCACTATATTAACAATGAACAATGTAAAACCAATTTCATTTTAAATTACTTCGGCGAAAAGACAAATGAAAATTGTGGCGTATGCTCCTATTGCATGTCATTGAAAAAATCTGATAGTAATTTAATTCAAAATCAAATATTAAAATTATTAGAAAAAGCTCCTATTTCGTCAAGAGAAATTGAAAATCATTTATCATTTTCAACAAAAGAAATATTAAATGCTATTCAAGTTTTATTGGAGTCAGAAAAAATAAAAATCAACAAAATAAATCAATATACGCTTATATAA
- the fmt gene encoding methionyl-tRNA formyltransferase, translated as MEKLKIVFMGTPEFAVGILDTICQNKYEVVGVITAADKPAGRGQKVSTSAVKEYAVANNLKLLQPTNLKDETFIEELKLLNANLFVVVAFRMLPEVVWKMPKLGTFNLHASLLPQYRGAAPINWAIINGEEKTGVTTFFIDDKIDTGAMILQAETPISKNESAGELHDRLMKIGSNTVLESLALIENGNAKPQQQDDSLITKTAYKLNKENCKIDWSKSGVEIYNHIRGLSPYPASWTILKDGENEWNIKIYESELLDEKHDYKLGTVITTKKELSIAVKNGLLSVKVLQFPGKKKMKIHELLNGVQLSENTIVI; from the coding sequence ATGGAAAAATTAAAAATTGTATTCATGGGAACTCCAGAGTTCGCAGTAGGAATTTTAGATACTATTTGCCAAAATAAATATGAAGTTGTTGGTGTAATAACTGCTGCCGACAAACCTGCAGGAAGAGGCCAAAAAGTAAGTACAAGCGCTGTAAAAGAGTATGCTGTAGCAAATAATTTAAAATTATTGCAACCAACAAACCTTAAAGATGAAACCTTCATAGAAGAACTAAAATTGCTTAATGCAAATTTATTTGTTGTAGTTGCTTTTAGAATGCTTCCAGAAGTAGTTTGGAAAATGCCAAAACTAGGAACATTTAACTTGCATGCATCGTTACTTCCACAATATAGAGGTGCAGCACCTATTAATTGGGCTATAATAAACGGAGAAGAAAAAACCGGAGTAACAACATTTTTTATTGATGACAAAATTGATACTGGCGCAATGATTCTACAAGCAGAAACTCCAATTTCTAAAAATGAATCAGCAGGAGAACTACATGACAGGTTAATGAAAATTGGAAGCAATACAGTTTTAGAAAGTCTAGCATTAATTGAAAACGGAAATGCAAAACCACAACAACAAGACGACAGTTTAATTACTAAAACGGCTTATAAACTGAATAAAGAAAATTGTAAAATTGATTGGAGTAAATCTGGAGTTGAAATTTACAATCATATTAGGGGTTTATCTCCTTACCCAGCTTCATGGACCATTTTAAAAGATGGAGAAAATGAATGGAACATAAAAATTTACGAATCGGAATTACTTGATGAGAAACACGATTATAAATTAGGAACAGTCATTACTACAAAAAAAGAATTGAGTATTGCAGTAAAAAACGGACTACTTTCAGTTAAAGTATTACAGTTTCCAGGAAAGAAAAAAATGAAAATTCATGAATTATTAAATGGTGTTCAGTTATCAGAAAACACAATTGTAATTTAA
- a CDS encoding HU family DNA-binding protein, protein MNKSELIDAMAASAGITKAAAKLALESFLDNVGGTLKKGGRVSLVGFGSWSVSNRAARDGRNPQTGKTIKIAAKNVVKFKAGADLDGAVNSK, encoded by the coding sequence ATGAACAAATCAGAATTAATCGATGCAATGGCAGCTTCTGCTGGAATTACAAAAGCAGCTGCTAAATTAGCTTTAGAATCTTTTTTAGACAACGTAGGTGGAACACTTAAAAAAGGTGGAAGAGTATCATTAGTAGGTTTTGGATCTTGGTCAGTTTCTAACAGAGCTGCTAGAGATGGTAGAAACCCTCAAACTGGTAAAACTATCAAAATTGCTGCTAAAAATGTAGTAAAATTTAAAGCTGGTGCTGATTTAGACGGAGCTGTAAATTCAAAATAA
- a CDS encoding YqgE/AlgH family protein — translation MISVLPKKGHLLIAEPTNLGDNSFNRSVILLAEHNNDGSVGFILNKPLKYKVSDLIPDIKIPFKIYNGGPVEQDNVYFIHNVPGLISGSIEIADGIFWGGDFETAKNLINEEKISKKNIRFFLGYSGWDKKQLDRELKENSWIIIQNNLKSKVLSKSTQDFWKEKIIEQGGDYILYSNAPEDPNLN, via the coding sequence ATGATTTCAGTTTTACCAAAAAAAGGACATTTACTTATAGCTGAACCTACAAATCTTGGTGATAATTCATTTAATCGTTCAGTAATTTTATTAGCAGAGCATAACAACGATGGTTCTGTTGGTTTTATTCTCAATAAACCTTTAAAATACAAGGTAAGTGATTTAATTCCGGACATTAAAATTCCGTTTAAAATATATAATGGCGGACCTGTTGAACAAGACAATGTATATTTTATTCATAACGTTCCCGGATTAATTTCTGGAAGTATTGAAATTGCTGATGGCATTTTTTGGGGTGGAGACTTTGAAACTGCTAAAAATCTAATTAACGAGGAAAAAATTTCTAAAAAAAATATTAGATTCTTTTTAGGGTACAGTGGCTGGGATAAAAAACAATTAGACAGAGAGCTTAAAGAAAATTCTTGGATAATTATTCAGAATAATCTTAAAAGCAAAGTCTTGTCAAAATCGACTCAAGATTTTTGGAAAGAAAAAATAATAGAACAAGGTGGTGACTATATTTTATACTCAAATGCACCAGAAGATCCAAACCTTAATTAA
- a CDS encoding aminotransferase class IV, with protein MVNFNGTIQDSSNIVIENNRGFLFGDSVFETMKVVDGKILFLEDHYFRLMASMRICRMEIPMNFTMEYFESQVINLLKASTAVENDCRVRFSVYRSGDGFYLPKTNETEFLVTISKLEEAMYLINNSTYEVELFKDSYVTKQLLSTLKTNNKMVQITGSIFANENGYHNCLLLNDEKNVVEALQGNIFMFLNGELITPPLSDGCLNGIMRKQIIEIASKMEDLKVVEKSISPFDLQKADELFITNVIVGIQSVSKYRKKEFTSLVAEKLIARLNAKIRLN; from the coding sequence ATGGTAAATTTTAACGGTACAATTCAAGATTCAAGTAATATAGTAATTGAGAATAATAGAGGTTTTTTATTTGGTGATAGTGTTTTTGAAACAATGAAAGTTGTTGACGGAAAAATATTATTTTTAGAAGATCATTATTTTAGATTAATGGCTTCTATGCGTATTTGTAGAATGGAAATTCCTATGAATTTTACAATGGAATATTTTGAAAGTCAAGTAATTAATCTGTTAAAAGCTTCTACTGCTGTTGAAAATGATTGTAGAGTAAGATTTTCTGTTTACCGTTCTGGTGATGGTTTTTATTTACCAAAAACAAATGAAACAGAGTTCTTAGTTACGATTTCGAAATTAGAAGAAGCAATGTACTTAATTAACAATTCTACTTATGAAGTTGAGTTGTTTAAAGATTCTTATGTAACGAAACAATTATTGTCTACTTTAAAGACTAATAATAAAATGGTTCAAATTACAGGAAGTATTTTTGCAAATGAAAATGGATATCATAACTGTTTGCTTTTAAACGATGAAAAAAATGTTGTTGAAGCTTTGCAAGGAAATATTTTTATGTTTTTAAATGGAGAGCTGATTACGCCTCCGTTGTCTGATGGTTGTTTAAATGGAATAATGAGAAAACAAATCATCGAAATTGCTTCTAAAATGGAAGACTTGAAGGTTGTTGAAAAGTCAATATCTCCTTTTGATTTACAAAAAGCAGATGAGTTATTTATTACAAATGTAATTGTAGGTATTCAATCTGTTTCTAAGTACCGTAAAAAGGAGTTTACATCATTAGTTGCAGAAAAGTTAATTGCAAGATTAAATGCTAAAATAAGACTTAATTAA
- a CDS encoding START-like domain-containing protein: MSDKIKYELEFPIHASTSMLYNYISTPSGLSEWFADNVNSRGEFFTFIWDDSEEKAKLISKRSGERIKFRWLDEDGNESEYFFEIKIQEDEITKDVSIVVIDFAEEDEVEESKLLWENQISDLKHVIGSV, translated from the coding sequence ATGAGCGATAAAATAAAATACGAATTAGAATTCCCAATACACGCCTCAACATCAATGCTTTATAATTATATATCAACTCCTTCTGGTTTGTCTGAATGGTTTGCTGATAATGTAAATTCTCGCGGTGAATTTTTTACTTTTATTTGGGATGATTCTGAAGAAAAAGCAAAATTAATTTCTAAACGCTCTGGAGAAAGAATAAAATTTAGATGGCTGGATGAAGATGGAAATGAAAGCGAGTATTTTTTTGAAATAAAAATTCAAGAAGATGAAATCACTAAAGATGTTTCCATAGTTGTTATCGACTTTGCAGAAGAAGATGAAGTTGAAGAATCTAAGTTATTATGGGAAAATCAAATTTCAGATTTAAAACATGTAATAGGTTCGGTTTAA
- a CDS encoding ATP-binding protein produces MKNYSFYLFFLLLVILLSSCSLFEKNEQITDFSVLKEKAIKAEKNNKNDSAFYYLNLISVNKKYTVDNIVYSKLEKARLYYTQCDYIESESETIEAIAINKNPVYNSYLHNMLGTAFQEQRKFKKAEEQLYLASKNTTDSLHNAVIQNNIALIYLDNNQLNKAILILEPLLDNKVLKENSFYYAKVIDNLGYAYLKKGLPGAKLLLDKGLKMRDSINDNYSKIASYVHLASFYEKEAQFEKANDYAIKAYTIATTSKSPDDRLEALDILIKNNVNNKEWYLKYAHINDSIQKERNKNKNQFAQIKYDASKAENESKIHKEQKEKLTIVIIAIIALSILAFILLKIKNKQKQLETVYETETRIAKQLHDELANDMFNTLTFAENQDISIANNKEKIINDLDKIYKRTRFISHQNNTIKINNEYNAELRALLNNFITKEIQVITKGIDDVIWENISPIKKITLYRVIQELMINMKKHSQCSVVFITINSRNKVLEIKYADNGIGIKENKFKNGLLNVENRIKSINGTITFESNNGLKIIFTIPI; encoded by the coding sequence ATGAAAAATTATTCTTTTTATTTATTCTTTTTATTACTAGTTATTTTACTAAGCTCTTGTTCTCTTTTTGAAAAAAATGAACAAATAACTGATTTCAGTGTTCTAAAGGAGAAAGCCATAAAAGCTGAAAAAAATAACAAGAACGACAGTGCTTTTTATTACTTAAATTTAATTTCTGTAAACAAAAAGTACACTGTCGATAATATCGTCTATTCAAAACTTGAAAAAGCAAGATTATATTATACGCAATGTGATTATATAGAAAGTGAATCTGAAACTATCGAAGCCATAGCTATCAATAAAAATCCGGTTTACAATTCCTATTTACACAATATGTTAGGTACTGCTTTCCAAGAGCAAAGGAAGTTTAAAAAAGCCGAAGAACAACTTTATTTAGCCTCAAAAAACACTACAGATTCTTTACACAATGCAGTAATACAAAACAACATTGCATTAATTTATTTAGACAATAATCAGTTGAATAAAGCTATTTTAATATTAGAACCTCTTTTAGACAATAAAGTTTTAAAAGAAAATTCTTTTTACTATGCAAAAGTTATAGACAATTTAGGTTATGCCTACTTAAAAAAAGGGCTACCTGGAGCAAAGCTACTTCTTGACAAAGGCTTAAAAATGAGAGATAGTATTAACGACAATTATAGCAAAATAGCATCATACGTGCATTTAGCAAGTTTTTATGAAAAGGAAGCTCAATTTGAAAAAGCAAACGATTATGCTATAAAAGCATATACAATTGCAACTACTTCTAAAAGCCCAGACGATCGTTTAGAAGCATTGGATATTCTTATAAAAAACAATGTAAACAATAAAGAATGGTATTTAAAGTATGCACATATAAACGACAGTATTCAAAAAGAAAGAAATAAAAACAAAAATCAATTTGCTCAAATAAAATATGATGCATCAAAAGCAGAAAACGAATCAAAAATTCATAAAGAACAAAAAGAGAAACTAACCATTGTAATTATTGCAATTATAGCTTTATCTATTTTAGCTTTTATACTTTTAAAAATAAAAAACAAACAAAAACAACTGGAAACAGTTTATGAAACCGAAACAAGAATTGCTAAACAATTACATGATGAACTAGCAAACGATATGTTTAATACTTTAACTTTTGCAGAAAATCAAGATATTTCAATTGCAAATAACAAAGAAAAAATCATAAATGATTTAGATAAAATATATAAAAGAACACGTTTCATTTCTCACCAAAACAACACAATTAAAATTAACAATGAATATAATGCAGAATTACGAGCATTATTAAACAATTTCATTACTAAAGAAATACAAGTCATCACTAAAGGGATAGATGATGTTATTTGGGAAAACATTTCACCAATAAAAAAAATAACACTTTATAGAGTAATTCAAGAACTTATGATTAACATGAAAAAGCATAGTCAATGTTCTGTAGTATTTATTACAATAAACTCAAGAAACAAAGTGTTAGAAATTAAATATGCCGATAACGGAATAGGTATAAAAGAAAATAAATTTAAAAATGGCCTTTTAAATGTGGAAAACCGTATAAAAAGCATAAACGGAACTATTACTTTTGAATCAAATAATGGATTGAAAATTATATTTACAATCCCAATTTAG
- a CDS encoding response regulator, with protein sequence MFKKVLIAEDVDSISLGVKKALEGYNGINTIHAKYCDEAILKLKSAEVAGQPFDLLITDLSFKQDHVKVVLADGEDLIDAVKKLYPNLPIIVYSIEDKPFRIKNLFDLFKINGFVLKGRYSSLELRESIVKIQKGEKYISKDIAHYLMSKETEDITDYDINILECLAKGFSQNEISEFFFKKNILPTSVSAIEKRINKLKIQLKAKNTIQLIALAKDLGMV encoded by the coding sequence ATGTTTAAAAAAGTATTAATTGCCGAAGATGTCGATAGCATAAGTCTTGGAGTAAAAAAAGCCCTAGAAGGCTATAATGGAATAAATACAATTCATGCAAAATATTGCGATGAAGCCATATTAAAACTGAAATCTGCTGAAGTTGCTGGTCAACCATTTGATTTATTAATTACAGATTTGTCTTTTAAACAAGATCATGTTAAAGTTGTATTAGCAGATGGTGAAGACTTAATTGACGCTGTAAAAAAATTATATCCTAATTTACCTATAATTGTCTACTCAATTGAAGACAAACCTTTTCGAATTAAAAATTTATTTGATTTGTTTAAAATAAATGGTTTTGTTTTGAAAGGAAGATACAGTTCATTGGAGCTAAGAGAGTCTATTGTAAAAATTCAAAAAGGAGAAAAATACATTTCTAAAGATATTGCACATTATTTAATGAGTAAAGAAACTGAAGACATTACCGATTATGATATTAATATTTTAGAATGTTTAGCGAAAGGATTTTCTCAAAATGAAATTTCTGAATTCTTTTTTAAAAAAAATATTTTACCCACAAGTGTCAGTGCAATTGAAAAAAGAATCAACAAATTAAAAATTCAACTAAAAGCGAAAAATACCATCCAACTTATAGCATTAGCAAAAGACCTTGGAATGGTTTAA